The following proteins are encoded in a genomic region of Nitrospirota bacterium:
- a CDS encoding glycosyltransferase family 4 protein encodes MKILHISNFYYDRGGDCTHLFSMMDLLGKKGHKNIAFSMRHPQNFDSEYSKYFISYINYVDELKNKNLLAGARVLYRSIYSLEAKKNIEKLINEEKPDIAHIQSLHHYITHSILYPLKKNNIPVVWTLHDFAFICPNTNFTCSGKVCEKCKISKLYWPIITRCKKNSLGASTVAALETLVHRIMKVSDMVDVFITPSEFLRNKLIEYGFDQNRIKCLNNFMDFSTDSKEEGSDDYYAYIGRLVEGKGIKLLIDAAIKSNAGILKIVGDGPLKGDLMSYVQQRKAGSRILFLGHKSHDEVMRFLKRSRFMVLPSEWYENFPYSVIEAFACGKAVIGARLGGIPELVRDNVTGLTFEPGNSDDLRAKIEYLISNPDKAAQMGANARQFVEQELSSEKHYQKLMEIYDCLINKSISV; translated from the coding sequence GTGAAAATTTTACATATAAGCAATTTCTATTATGACCGCGGAGGCGATTGTACGCACCTTTTTTCCATGATGGATCTCCTGGGAAAGAAGGGACATAAGAATATTGCCTTCTCAATGCGTCATCCGCAGAATTTTGATTCAGAGTATTCCAAATATTTTATAAGTTATATTAACTATGTCGATGAACTTAAGAACAAGAACCTGCTGGCGGGAGCCAGGGTCTTATATAGAAGCATATATTCCTTGGAGGCAAAAAAAAACATTGAGAAACTTATTAACGAAGAAAAACCCGACATAGCGCACATACAGAGCCTTCATCATTACATAACGCATTCAATATTATATCCTCTTAAAAAGAACAATATTCCTGTAGTGTGGACGCTTCATGATTTTGCTTTTATTTGTCCCAATACTAATTTTACATGCAGTGGCAAGGTCTGTGAGAAATGTAAAATCAGCAAACTGTATTGGCCTATTATTACAAGGTGCAAGAAAAACTCTTTAGGCGCCAGCACGGTCGCAGCGCTGGAAACTCTTGTGCATAGAATTATGAAGGTTTCCGATATGGTCGATGTTTTTATCACTCCAAGCGAATTTCTAAGGAACAAACTGATAGAATATGGATTTGACCAGAACAGGATAAAATGTCTTAATAATTTTATGGATTTCAGTACAGATAGCAAGGAAGAGGGTTCTGATGATTATTATGCTTATATAGGCAGATTAGTGGAAGGAAAAGGGATAAAATTACTTATTGATGCTGCAATAAAATCCAATGCAGGTATTCTTAAAATAGTGGGCGACGGGCCGCTGAAAGGGGATTTGATGTCTTATGTTCAGCAGAGAAAAGCTGGAAGCAGGATATTGTTTTTAGGACACAAAAGTCATGATGAAGTGATGAGGTTTTTAAAACGCAGCAGGTTTATGGTACTACCTTCAGAATGGTATGAAAATTTTCCATATTCTGTAATTGAAGCATTTGCATGTGGAAAGGCTGTCATTGGAGCGAGGTTGGGAGGAATTCCTGAGCTGGTTAGAGATAATGTCACAGGGTTAACTTTTGAACCTGGGAATTCCGATGACTTAAGGGCAAAAATTGAATATTTAATAAGTAATCCTGATAAAGCAGCCCA
- a CDS encoding glycosyltransferase family 2 protein produces MKVSIVVPCFNEVGTIGTIIKKIKDVNFDLEQEVIVVDDFSTDGTRKYLKSMCEDDNSIRIVYHSQNMGKGAALRTGFKAASGDIIIIQDADLEYDPNDYQKLLKPILEGKADVVYGSRFIGGESHRVLFFWHSLGNKFLTFLSNMFTNLNLTDMEVCYKVFRREILDMIELQENRFGFEPEITAKISRLKCRIYEVGISYSGRTYSEGKKINWKDGIRAVYVILKYGVFKYK; encoded by the coding sequence ATGAAAGTTTCAATAGTGGTGCCATGTTTTAATGAAGTTGGGACTATCGGAACTATTATTAAAAAGATCAAGGATGTTAATTTTGATCTGGAACAAGAAGTCATAGTTGTTGATGATTTTTCAACTGATGGAACGAGAAAATATTTGAAGTCCATGTGTGAAGATGATAACTCTATCAGAATTGTATATCATTCACAGAATATGGGGAAGGGCGCCGCTTTAAGAACAGGGTTTAAAGCGGCCTCCGGAGACATAATAATTATTCAAGACGCAGACCTTGAATATGATCCTAACGATTATCAAAAGCTATTGAAACCAATCCTTGAAGGGAAAGCTGATGTAGTGTACGGCTCCCGCTTTATTGGCGGGGAATCACATAGGGTTTTGTTTTTTTGGCACTCCCTTGGGAATAAATTTTTAACATTTCTTTCCAATATGTTTACAAACCTGAACCTGACGGATATGGAAGTTTGCTATAAAGTTTTCCGTCGGGAGATATTGGACATGATAGAACTGCAAGAAAACAGGTTTGGCTTTGAACCGGAAATAACGGCAAAGATTAGCAGGTTAAAGTGCAGGATATATGAGGTGGGAATCTCCTATTCTGGTCGCACCTACTCTGAGGGTAAAAAAATTAATTGGAAAGATGGAATCAGGGCTGTTTATGTCATTCTGAAATATGGTGTATTTAAATATAAATGA